The Impatiens glandulifera chromosome 8, dImpGla2.1, whole genome shotgun sequence genome includes a window with the following:
- the LOC124912674 gene encoding uncharacterized protein LOC124912674 isoform X1: MLTSSPGVALAAMAVSGTVILLALRLQRSTFHLHPRPCISYRVDGSGREKNRKNKKKRVHFAHDMVEPTGNGEEYRRHRNRTVENSPATFSKEGREENRGMPANRVALYNGILRDRLVHHRLASY, translated from the exons aTGTTGACTTCATCACCGGGAGTCGCCCTCGCCGCCATGGCCGTCTCCGGCACCGTCATCCTCTTAGCTCTCCGTCTCCAACGATCCACTTTCCATCTCCACCCTCGCCCCTGCATCTCATACC gTGTAGATGGAAGTGGGCGAGAgaaaaatagaaagaataagaagaaaagAGTTCACTTTGCTCATGATATGGTGGAACCGACCGGAAACGGTGAAGAGTATCGACGACATCGGAATAGGACCGTTGAGAATTCTCCGGCGACGTTTTCGAAAGAGGGTCGGGAAGAGAATAGAGGAATGCCGGCGAATCGGGTTGCTCTGTATAATGGGATTCTTAGGGACCGTTTGGTTCATCATCGGTTGGCTTCATATTGA
- the LOC124912674 gene encoding uncharacterized protein LOC124912674 isoform X2 has product MLTSSPGVALAAMAVSGTVILLALRLQRSTFHLHPRPCISYHGSGREKNRKNKKKRVHFAHDMVEPTGNGEEYRRHRNRTVENSPATFSKEGREENRGMPANRVALYNGILRDRLVHHRLASY; this is encoded by the exons aTGTTGACTTCATCACCGGGAGTCGCCCTCGCCGCCATGGCCGTCTCCGGCACCGTCATCCTCTTAGCTCTCCGTCTCCAACGATCCACTTTCCATCTCCACCCTCGCCCCTGCATCTCATACC ATGGAAGTGGGCGAGAgaaaaatagaaagaataagaagaaaagAGTTCACTTTGCTCATGATATGGTGGAACCGACCGGAAACGGTGAAGAGTATCGACGACATCGGAATAGGACCGTTGAGAATTCTCCGGCGACGTTTTCGAAAGAGGGTCGGGAAGAGAATAGAGGAATGCCGGCGAATCGGGTTGCTCTGTATAATGGGATTCTTAGGGACCGTTTGGTTCATCATCGGTTGGCTTCATATTGA